CCTATAAAATTACTTTCTATACCAACACATATAGAGTTGGAAGATGAACAAGATGATTTAGACCCCATGGGAGAAGAGTATACAAATCCAGCTGGATGTATAACTAGAAGATATCCAGATAGATTAATAATAAATGTAACAAATGAATGTGCTATGTATTGTAGACATTGCCAAAGAAGAAGAAATATTGGTCAACAAGATTCTCATAAGTCAAAAGCTGTTATACAAGAATCTATAGATTATATTAGAGAAAATGAAGAAATAAGAGATGTATTAGTAACGGGTGGAGATGCTCTTACATTAAAAGATGATTATTTGGAATGGATTCTTAGTCAACTTAAAGAAATACCACATGTTGATTATGTTAGATTAGGAACTAGAACTCTTGTTACAATGCCACAAAGAGTTACAGATGATTTTTGTAATATGCTAAAAAAATATCATCCTATATATATAAATACACACTTTAATCATCCAATGGAAATAACTAAAGAATCTAAAGAGGCATGTGAAAAATTAGCAAATGCAGGTGTACCATTAGGAAATCAAGCTGTGTTATTAAATGGCATAAATAATGATAAATTTGTAATGAGATGTTTAAATCAAGAATTACTTAAAATAAGAGTAAAACCATACTATATATTCCAAAGCAAACATGTAAAAGGAACAAAACATTTCAATACATCAGTAGATGATGGTCTTGAAATAATGGAATATCTAAGAGGATATACATCAGGAATGGCAATACCAACATATATAGTTAATGCTCCAAAAGGAGGCGGTAAGACTCCATTACTTCCACAATACCTTGTATCAAAAGGAACAGATTATGTTATGC
This sequence is a window from Clostridioides difficile. Protein-coding genes within it:
- the eam gene encoding glutamate 2,3-aminomutase — its product is MNEQTRISLERAAELKSKIDDYIQARKTINRGLEKEEEINKRKQKILSILNGTEEDWNNYKWQLSNRITDVDTLSKIINLTKKEKEYIKEVGTQFRWAISPYYLSLIDPDDICDPIKLLSIPTHIELEDEQDDLDPMGEEYTNPAGCITRRYPDRLIINVTNECAMYCRHCQRRRNIGQQDSHKSKAVIQESIDYIRENEEIRDVLVTGGDALTLKDDYLEWILSQLKEIPHVDYVRLGTRTLVTMPQRVTDDFCNMLKKYHPIYINTHFNHPMEITKESKEACEKLANAGVPLGNQAVLLNGINNDKFVMRCLNQELLKIRVKPYYIFQSKHVKGTKHFNTSVDDGLEIMEYLRGYTSGMAIPTYIVNAPKGGGKTPLLPQYLVSKGTDYVMLRTWEGKVIKMEDEPAVDIKKLIKEQAQD